From the genome of Bacteroidia bacterium:
ATTGTGCACGTAGAAGCAAGCGTTAATCCTTTACGAGATAAAGAAATTATTGATACAGAGCTGCAACTCAAAGACTTAGAAGCATTAGAAAAACGCTTAGATAAAGCTAAAAAAAACACCAAAGGCGGAGATAAAGCCGCTATTCAGGAATTAGAATTAGTGCAGCAGCTGATTAACTTTGTGCAGCAAGGAAATTCTGTACGGACGTACCCCCAAGATGACAACATGGCTAATTTGATTCAAGATATGCGTTTGCTAACCGCTAAGCCTGTTTTGTATCTCTGTAATGTTGATGAAGCCGGAATAGCTACTGAAAATGAATACGTTAAACAGGTTCGGGAAGCAGTAGCTACCGAAAATGCGCGGGTCATTGTTGTTTGTGCAGCTATTGAAGCGCAGATTTCCCAGTTAGACCCTGCCGAACAAACAGACTTTTTGGAAGCATTAGGCATACAACAATCCGGATTAAATCAGTTAATTCATGCTGCATACGGATTGTTAGGCTTACAAACCTATTTTACTGCCGGTGTCAAAGAAGTACGTGCATGGACAATCCCGTACGGAACCAAAGCCCCACAAGCCGCAGGCGTTATTCACTCTGATTTTGAACGCGGATTCATCAGAGCAGAAGTTATTAAGTTTAAAGACTTTGTATTTTATAAATCTGAACTTGCCGCAAAAGAAGCCGGAAAATTAGCCATACAAGGAAAAGACTATATCGTAGAAGACGGCGATA
Proteins encoded in this window:
- the ychF gene encoding redox-regulated ATPase YchF, whose product is MGFKCGIVGLPNVGKSTLFNALSNNQAEAANYPFCTIEPNVGIIKVPDSRLDALIELVRPQNVVPTVVQIVDIAGLVKGASKGEGLGNQFLANIRECDAIIHVLRCFQDENIVHVEASVNPLRDKEIIDTELQLKDLEALEKRLDKAKKNTKGGDKAAIQELELVQQLINFVQQGNSVRTYPQDDNMANLIQDMRLLTAKPVLYLCNVDEAGIATENEYVKQVREAVATENARVIVVCAAIEAQISQLDPAEQTDFLEALGIQQSGLNQLIHAAYGLLGLQTYFTAGVKEVRAWTIPYGTKAPQAAGVIHSDFERGFIRAEVIKFKDFVFYKSELAAKEAGKLAIQGKDYIVEDGDILHFRFNV